The nucleotide sequence GAGCTCATCGACTACGAGACCATCGGCCACCTCGAGAAGGCCATCGACAACATCGAGGCTTTCCACGTGCTCCAGAGGCCTTCCGGCGATATGTGGCTCACAGAGACCTCCCCGGGGATTCGCCTGGGACAGAAGTTCACGCCGCTGGAGAGGATTGGGGCATACGTGCCGGGAGGCACAGGCTCGTACCCATCGACGGCGCTCATGCTCATCGTGCCGGCCATGGTGGCCGGCGTTTCGGAGATCATCGCCTGCACGCCGCCGCGCAAGGACGGCACCATCCACCCGCTCACGCTCACTGCGCTTGACATGGCCGGCGCCGACCATATTTTTAAGGTGGGCGGCGTCCAGGCCATCGCGGCCATGGCCTATGGCACCCAGAGCATTCCGAAGGTCGAGAAGATCGTGGGGCCGGGCAACATCTACGTCACGGCGGCAAAGATGTACGTGCGCGACGCCGCCGAGATCGACATGCCCGCGGGGCCCAGCGAGATCGTGGTCATCGCGGACGATACGGCGAGCCCGGCGTTCATCGCTTCCGACATGATCGCCCAGGCCGAGCACGACGTCAACGCGATGTCTATATTATTAACGCCATCGGAGCTTCTGGCCGAGGCCGTGGAGATCGAGATCGAGAAGCAAAAGGAAAACGCTCCCAGAAGACAGATCATAGAAAAAGCCGGCATGGGCATCTATGTGCTGGACGACCTCGACGCGGCTGTGGCGGTCTGCAACCACATTGCGCCCGAGCACGTCGAGATCATGGTCCGGGACCCGCTGAGCACGCTCGATAAAGTGAGGAACGCCGGCACCGTCTACGTGGGCGATTATGCGCCCGTGGCCGCCGGCGACTATGCCAGTGGCGCCAACCATGTACTGCCCACGGGCGGCTACGCGAAAGTGTTCTCGGGCATGAATACCATGCAGTTCATAAAAACGACAAGCGTCCAGGTCATCGCTAAGGAAGGCCTGGAGGGCATCAAGGACACGATCACGGCCCTTGCAGAGATCGAGGGCTTCGACGCACACGCAAGATCAGTTAAAAAGAGGTTCGAATAATGAAGAGGACCCACTATTCCAGGGACATCACGCCGGCCATGAACGGCTCGGCCGTAACGGTCAACGGCTGGGTACACGAGATCAGGGACTTCGGAGGCCTCGCTTTTCTCATATTAAGGGACAGGGAAGGGCTGGTTCAGGTCACCATGCCCAAGAAAAAGGTCTCAAAAGAGATCGTCGACACGGTTAAGGGATTAAGCCGCGAGTCAGTCGTCTCCGTTACCGGCGACGTAAAGGCGATGGAGAAGGCCCCTAATGGCTATGAGCTTATCCCGACCGCCATCGAGGTGCTGTCCCAGGCTGATGCCCCGCTGCCGCTGGACCCCACCGGAAAGGTGCCTGCCGAATTAGACACCCGGCTCGACGCGAGGTTTATGGACCTGCGCAGTCCCGAGGTCACGGCAGTCTTCTACGTCAGGGCCAACATGATCCGGGCCATTCGTGATTACCTGTCATCCCAGGGATGCCTGGAGATCGCGTCCCCCAAGATCGTGGCTACTGCCACCGAGGGCGGCACCGAGCTCTTCCCGATATCGTACTTCGAGCGCGAGGCGTTCCTAAACCAGAGCCCGCAACTGTATAAGCAGATGATGATGGCGGGCGGCATGGACCGGGTGTATGAGATCGGCCCCATATTCAGGGCCGAGGAGCACGCCACCCGGAAGCACCTCAACGAGGCCACGTCCATCGACGTGGAGCTGTCATTCGCTACCGAGGAGGACGCCATGAAGCTCCTCGAAAACACGGTAGCCTATGCATACGGATACGTAAAGGAGCATTGCCAGGCGCAGCTTAAGGTACTCAACGTGGACCTGCAGGTGCCGAAGACGCCGTTCAAGCGCTTATGCTATAAAGATGCCATCGAGATCGCGAAGAAGGACCCGGAGTGCGCCGATATCGAGTACGGCGACGACCTTTCGACCCAGGCCGAGCACGCGGTCGGACAGGCCATCGGCGAGCACTACTTCATCGTCGACTGGCCTACATCGATTCGTGCTTTCTACTCACAGCCCTGCGAGAACGACCCGTCGATCTGTAAGGCTTTCGACCTCATGCACCCGCGCATGGAGCTCGCGTCCGGTGCCCAGCGTGAGCACCGCTATGAGATGCTGGTGAAAAAGATGGAAGAGAAGGGCCTGAGCCCGGAGAGCTTTAAGTTCTATCTGGACGCGTTCAAGTACGGCATGCCCCCGCACGCGGGCTGGGGCCTGGGTGCCGAACGGCTGCTACAGACCATGCTGAATTTAAATAATATCCGCGAGGCCGTCCTGTTCCCGAGAGACCGGGTAAGGCTTACGCCTT is from Methanocella sp. and encodes:
- the hisD gene encoding histidinol dehydrogenase; translated protein: MIRQLYGVDDPALQEVFRRRTSIASAMDTAKKVADDVRENGDAAVKKYTKQFDGVDLRDLEVSEDEMYNAVELIDYETIGHLEKAIDNIEAFHVLQRPSGDMWLTETSPGIRLGQKFTPLERIGAYVPGGTGSYPSTALMLIVPAMVAGVSEIIACTPPRKDGTIHPLTLTALDMAGADHIFKVGGVQAIAAMAYGTQSIPKVEKIVGPGNIYVTAAKMYVRDAAEIDMPAGPSEIVVIADDTASPAFIASDMIAQAEHDVNAMSILLTPSELLAEAVEIEIEKQKENAPRRQIIEKAGMGIYVLDDLDAAVAVCNHIAPEHVEIMVRDPLSTLDKVRNAGTVYVGDYAPVAAGDYASGANHVLPTGGYAKVFSGMNTMQFIKTTSVQVIAKEGLEGIKDTITALAEIEGFDAHARSVKKRFE
- the aspS gene encoding aspartate--tRNA(Asn) ligase yields the protein MKRTHYSRDITPAMNGSAVTVNGWVHEIRDFGGLAFLILRDREGLVQVTMPKKKVSKEIVDTVKGLSRESVVSVTGDVKAMEKAPNGYELIPTAIEVLSQADAPLPLDPTGKVPAELDTRLDARFMDLRSPEVTAVFYVRANMIRAIRDYLSSQGCLEIASPKIVATATEGGTELFPISYFEREAFLNQSPQLYKQMMMAGGMDRVYEIGPIFRAEEHATRKHLNEATSIDVELSFATEEDAMKLLENTVAYAYGYVKEHCQAQLKVLNVDLQVPKTPFKRLCYKDAIEIAKKDPECADIEYGDDLSTQAEHAVGQAIGEHYFIVDWPTSIRAFYSQPCENDPSICKAFDLMHPRMELASGAQREHRYEMLVKKMEEKGLSPESFKFYLDAFKYGMPPHAGWGLGAERLLQTMLNLNNIREAVLFPRDRVRLTP